Proteins encoded within one genomic window of Bacillus thuringiensis:
- the asnA gene encoding aspartate--ammonia ligase, whose protein sequence is MYQSLMTVRETQIAIKEVKTFFEDQLAKRLELFRVSAPLFVTKKSGLNDHLNGVERPIEFDMLHSGEELEIVHSLAKWKRFALHEYGYEAGEGLYTNMNAIRRDEELDATHSIYVDQWDWEKIVQKEWRTVDYLQQTVQTIYGIFKDLEDHLFEKYPFLGKYLPEEIVFVTSQELEDKYPELTPKDREHAIAKEHGAVFIIGIGDALCSGEKHDGRAADYDDWKLNGDILFWHPVLQASFELSSMGIRVDSKSLDEQLTKTGDDFKREYDFHKGILEDVLPLTIGGGIGQSRMCMYFLRKAHIGEVQSSVWPDDLREACKKENIHLF, encoded by the coding sequence ATGTATCAATCATTAATGACAGTAAGAGAGACTCAAATTGCAATTAAGGAAGTTAAAACATTTTTCGAGGACCAGTTAGCAAAACGCCTTGAACTATTCCGCGTATCTGCACCATTATTCGTAACGAAAAAATCAGGATTAAACGATCACCTAAACGGTGTAGAACGTCCAATTGAATTTGATATGTTACATTCAGGAGAAGAATTAGAAATTGTTCATTCACTAGCGAAGTGGAAAAGATTCGCATTACATGAATACGGCTATGAAGCTGGTGAAGGTTTATATACAAACATGAACGCAATCCGTCGTGATGAAGAACTTGATGCAACACATTCTATTTACGTTGACCAATGGGATTGGGAAAAAATCGTTCAAAAAGAATGGCGTACTGTAGATTACTTACAACAAACAGTACAAACAATTTATGGAATATTCAAAGATTTAGAAGATCACTTATTTGAAAAATATCCGTTTCTTGGAAAGTATTTACCAGAAGAAATCGTGTTCGTTACTTCCCAAGAACTAGAAGATAAATATCCAGAATTAACACCGAAAGATCGTGAACATGCAATTGCGAAAGAACACGGTGCCGTTTTCATTATCGGAATTGGTGATGCACTTTGTTCAGGTGAAAAGCATGACGGACGCGCAGCTGATTATGATGATTGGAAATTAAACGGTGATATTCTATTCTGGCACCCAGTACTACAAGCTTCGTTCGAATTATCATCAATGGGAATTCGTGTTGATAGTAAATCACTTGATGAGCAGTTAACGAAAACTGGTGATGACTTTAAACGTGAGTATGATTTCCATAAAGGTATATTAGAAGATGTACTACCATTAACAATTGGTGGTGGTATTGGACAATCAAGAATGTGCATGTACTTCTTACGTAAAGCACATATCGGTGAAGTGCAATCTTCTGTATGGCCTGATGATTTACGTGAAGCTTGCAAGAAAGAAAACATTCATCTGTTTTAA
- a CDS encoding VOC family protein has product MTKNKLLRMDNVSIVVESLDDAISFFEEIGLKLEGRATVEGEWAGRVTGLGSQCVEIAMLVTPDGHSRIELSRFLSPPAIADHRTAPVNALGYLRVMFTVEDIDEMVSRLTTKHGAQLVGEVVQYENSYRLCYIRGTESILIGLAEELSNK; this is encoded by the coding sequence ATGACAAAAAACAAATTACTCAGAATGGACAATGTCAGCATCGTTGTAGAATCCCTTGATGACGCAATCTCTTTCTTCGAAGAGATTGGTTTGAAACTCGAAGGGAGAGCCACTGTCGAAGGTGAATGGGCTGGTCGCGTAACCGGACTCGGTTCCCAGTGCGTAGAGATTGCTATGTTGGTTACGCCAGATGGCCACAGCCGGATTGAACTTTCGCGATTTCTTTCCCCGCCCGCTATAGCAGATCACCGGACAGCACCTGTCAACGCCCTCGGTTATTTGCGCGTCATGTTCACCGTTGAAGACATTGACGAAATGGTATCTAGGCTTACCACTAAGCATGGTGCTCAGCTCGTTGGCGAAGTAGTTCAATACGAGAACTCATACCGTCTCTGCTACATTCGTGGAACCGAAAGCATCTTAATCGGTTTAGCGGAAGAACTCAGTAACAAGTAA
- a CDS encoding aspartate kinase, translating into METIVQKFGGTSVGSVERIQHVANLIIEEYERGHSIVTVVSAMGKSTDELVALANAITENPSKREMDMLLSTGEQVTISLLTMALQAKGYNAISLTGWQAGITTESVHNSARITDIHTDRIQSYLTKGTIVIVAGFQGVSEDLEITTLGRGGSDTTAVALAAALKAKKCDIYTDVTGVYTTDPRVVKDAYKLDEISYDEMLELANLGAGVLHPRAVEFAKNHNVILEVRSSMEQENGTIVKGECNMEQQSIVKGIAFEDNITRITVKGLEQGSLSTVFSTLAAAHINVDIIIQSITNEGTVHLSFSIHSNDLRETLEVLEQNQEALHYVSVEHENHLAKVSIVGSGMVSNPGVAANMFTTLKEEDIHIKMVSTSEIKVSVVIDRLHLVTGVEALHQSFMAKIEPLVQMS; encoded by the coding sequence ATGGAAACGATTGTACAAAAATTTGGTGGCACTTCTGTCGGAAGTGTTGAGCGTATTCAACATGTAGCAAATTTAATTATTGAAGAATATGAACGAGGACATAGTATCGTCACTGTCGTTTCGGCAATGGGAAAAAGTACAGATGAACTTGTAGCACTTGCTAACGCTATTACAGAAAATCCGAGTAAACGTGAAATGGATATGCTTCTATCAACAGGAGAGCAAGTGACTATTTCATTATTAACAATGGCATTACAAGCAAAAGGTTATAACGCGATTTCATTAACAGGATGGCAAGCTGGTATTACGACAGAATCTGTACATAATAGTGCACGGATTACTGACATTCATACGGATCGAATTCAGTCTTATCTTACTAAAGGTACCATTGTTATTGTAGCTGGTTTCCAAGGAGTCAGTGAAGATCTTGAAATTACAACGCTTGGACGAGGCGGTTCCGATACAACTGCGGTTGCATTAGCTGCTGCACTGAAAGCTAAAAAATGTGATATTTACACAGATGTGACAGGCGTATATACGACGGATCCACGAGTTGTAAAAGATGCTTATAAATTAGATGAAATTTCTTATGACGAAATGTTAGAACTTGCAAACCTCGGTGCTGGTGTATTACATCCACGTGCTGTTGAGTTTGCTAAAAATCATAATGTCATTTTAGAAGTTCGCTCAAGTATGGAACAAGAAAATGGAACAATTGTAAAAGGAGAATGTAACATGGAACAACAATCAATCGTTAAAGGTATTGCATTTGAAGATAATATTACACGCATCACAGTGAAAGGATTGGAACAAGGCTCACTTTCAACTGTTTTCTCTACATTAGCAGCGGCACATATTAATGTAGATATTATCATTCAAAGTATTACAAATGAAGGAACTGTTCATCTCTCCTTCTCCATCCACTCTAATGATTTAAGAGAAACATTAGAAGTGTTGGAACAAAACCAAGAAGCACTTCACTATGTATCAGTAGAACATGAAAACCATTTAGCAAAAGTATCAATTGTAGGATCTGGTATGGTCTCTAATCCAGGTGTTGCTGCGAATATGTTCACTACTTTAAAAGAAGAAGATATTCATATTAAAATGGTAAGTACATCCGAAATTAAAGTGTCTGTCGTTATTGACCGCCTTCATTTAGTAACAGGTGTTGAGGCGCTGCATCAATCATTTATGGCGAAAATTGAGCCTTTAGTGCAGATGAGTTAA
- a CDS encoding DoxX-like family protein, whose amino-acid sequence MKGKKPIYVSTEMNTTMEKLWEYTQEPHIHTEWDARFTEISYLEKKEGEPQKFLYKTKIGFGLEIAGEGESIGEIRKETGERISSLKFWTDNKLSLIQIGRGYWKYTPSKTYIHFETQYDYDTRYGRIGNVIDSCIFRPLLGWATAWSFDALKLWLEKGLHPRLLMRRTMTYWIVCFLFAFVWMYQGIVPKLVFTHSEEVKMLSVMIGSTAHSIFVLKIIGILEIIFGVIWLLPFPKRKVFIVHIFMLIALTIAAGFTNIASFTEPFNPITLNVLLMGLSIVGYINSFDLPSAKNCKRKRKG is encoded by the coding sequence ATGAAGGGGAAAAAGCCTATTTATGTTTCGACAGAAATGAACACAACAATGGAGAAATTATGGGAATACACGCAAGAACCACATATACATACAGAATGGGATGCTCGCTTTACTGAAATTTCGTATTTAGAGAAAAAAGAAGGAGAACCACAGAAGTTTTTATATAAAACAAAAATCGGATTTGGACTTGAAATAGCTGGAGAAGGTGAATCGATAGGTGAGATAAGAAAAGAAACGGGAGAACGTATTTCTTCTTTGAAATTTTGGACGGATAATAAATTATCTCTTATTCAAATAGGGCGTGGTTATTGGAAGTATACACCGAGTAAAACATACATTCATTTTGAGACGCAATATGATTATGATACGAGGTATGGTCGTATAGGAAATGTAATAGATTCATGTATTTTTCGACCGTTATTAGGTTGGGCGACTGCTTGGAGTTTTGATGCTTTAAAATTATGGTTAGAAAAAGGACTTCATCCTAGGTTGCTAATGAGAAGAACGATGACATATTGGATTGTATGTTTTTTATTTGCATTTGTATGGATGTATCAAGGAATAGTACCGAAACTAGTGTTTACTCATTCAGAAGAAGTAAAAATGCTATCTGTGATGATTGGTTCAACTGCACATAGTATTTTTGTACTTAAAATAATTGGAATACTAGAAATTATTTTTGGTGTCATATGGCTGTTGCCATTTCCAAAACGAAAAGTATTTATAGTACATATTTTTATGTTAATAGCCTTAACGATAGCGGCAGGCTTTACGAATATCGCAAGCTTTACAGAGCCGTTTAATCCAATTACATTAAACGTTCTACTAATGGGGTTATCGATTGTCGGTTATATAAATAGTTTTGATTTACCAAGTGCAAAAAATTGCAAGAGGAAGAGAAAGGGATAA
- a CDS encoding DUF4166 domain-containing protein: MANIYESLLGDSYKRLHPKLQKRYEITEENSFTGEGKMDEIYGGSFFVKLILKIASKFRMFFSERGEGVPFIIHNTAERDEYGKEIVKWNRTFYFHNKKRYFNAVMQLDENENEIVDYFGEPHILVSTLNFHIDELGAMHISSKKQWFYMFRRKISLPKLLYGEAKIVESYDDELQCFRIHVQVRNPLMGSLFSYKGTFVERK; the protein is encoded by the coding sequence ATGGCTAATATTTATGAAAGCTTATTAGGGGATTCTTATAAAAGACTTCATCCAAAATTACAGAAACGCTATGAGATTACAGAAGAAAATAGCTTTACTGGAGAAGGAAAGATGGATGAAATTTACGGTGGTTCTTTTTTCGTAAAATTAATATTAAAAATTGCATCGAAGTTTCGAATGTTTTTCTCTGAACGGGGAGAGGGAGTTCCATTTATAATACATAATACAGCTGAACGAGATGAATATGGAAAAGAAATTGTAAAGTGGAATCGTACTTTCTATTTCCATAATAAGAAAAGATATTTTAATGCAGTTATGCAGTTGGATGAAAACGAAAATGAAATTGTAGATTATTTTGGTGAACCACATATACTCGTCTCTACATTAAATTTTCATATTGATGAGTTAGGGGCAATGCATATTTCTTCGAAGAAACAATGGTTTTATATGTTTAGAAGAAAAATCTCTTTACCGAAACTTTTATACGGAGAGGCAAAAATTGTTGAAAGTTATGATGACGAATTACAATGTTTTCGAATTCATGTTCAAGTACGAAATCCGTTAATGGGTTCGCTATTTTCATATAAGGGAACATTTGTGGAAAGGAAATAA
- a CDS encoding YndJ family protein yields the protein MKNIIVGLACYIVFLICEWSNVNPVEAIILLSILLFIPMSFCIIDKRARNGSYLLFYKSVSFLYPIAAICAMLAFVTNQYIFAIIWFVYTGIVALFGINRLLERGWKPLEETAIDSAFIYLFLGGFWFFASVAKLSIMHFSSDIVLLTAAHFHYSAFLLPLSAGLIGRKREKSSKVYDAIMFIIVISPMTVAIGITYSRVFEFFAVFLYLCAIYGYGIYVWRTKFNAINAKILLVISSSTLMVTIMFSLIYSYGNLKHVMTITIAQMVWIHGVVNGVGVALPAFVGWMIEKSVPNYKYYGKPMSKLRGNVKIGGVFLHSRNLVESKEYIGLVDNMKDFHSEAFDADNIPVSIIRFYEDTKEYELQSHIKWARWFRPFAFCYEKMSKRVGQIHLGMGGKWETMHGSIVGIIDEKDGRENVRAWLRKNEEGEFIFVALYSKHTYKNETYMNIGLPLPYSNMTGILKLCNKSNDLIITSKLRRNGKGDEGIYLHTRFFTIRLPLAETFIIKEHTDHILEANHKMWIFGIKFLEIDYKIKKLEEK from the coding sequence ATGAAAAATATAATAGTTGGGCTTGCTTGTTATATTGTTTTTCTAATATGTGAGTGGTCAAATGTAAACCCAGTTGAAGCAATTATTTTATTATCTATTTTGTTATTTATACCGATGTCTTTTTGTATTATTGATAAAAGAGCACGAAATGGATCGTATTTATTATTTTATAAATCCGTATCGTTTTTATATCCGATAGCAGCGATTTGTGCAATGTTAGCTTTTGTAACAAATCAATATATCTTTGCGATAATTTGGTTTGTATATACGGGGATCGTTGCGTTATTTGGTATAAATAGATTACTAGAAAGAGGATGGAAACCGTTAGAAGAGACAGCTATCGATAGTGCGTTTATTTATTTGTTTTTAGGTGGTTTTTGGTTTTTTGCTTCAGTAGCAAAACTTTCAATTATGCATTTTAGCTCTGACATTGTTTTACTCACAGCTGCACATTTTCATTATTCGGCGTTTCTATTGCCATTATCAGCTGGTTTAATAGGGCGGAAGAGAGAAAAGAGCAGTAAAGTATATGATGCAATTATGTTTATTATAGTCATTTCACCGATGACAGTTGCGATTGGAATTACGTACTCAAGGGTATTTGAATTTTTTGCAGTGTTCCTATATTTATGTGCGATTTATGGGTATGGGATTTATGTTTGGCGCACGAAATTTAATGCTATCAACGCAAAAATCCTCCTAGTCATATCATCTAGTACACTCATGGTAACAATTATGTTTTCACTTATATACTCGTATGGGAATTTGAAACATGTAATGACGATTACAATTGCTCAAATGGTTTGGATTCACGGTGTTGTTAACGGAGTTGGAGTAGCATTACCGGCATTTGTCGGCTGGATGATCGAAAAGAGTGTTCCGAATTATAAATACTATGGGAAACCAATGAGTAAGTTAAGAGGAAATGTGAAAATTGGTGGGGTGTTTTTACATAGTAGAAATTTAGTAGAAAGTAAGGAATACATAGGTTTAGTTGATAATATGAAGGATTTTCATAGTGAGGCATTTGACGCGGACAATATCCCTGTAAGTATTATTCGTTTTTATGAAGATACAAAAGAGTATGAGTTACAATCGCATATTAAATGGGCTCGGTGGTTCCGCCCCTTTGCATTTTGTTATGAGAAAATGAGTAAACGTGTAGGACAAATACATTTAGGAATGGGAGGCAAGTGGGAAACGATGCATGGCTCTATCGTGGGGATAATAGATGAGAAGGATGGAAGAGAGAATGTAAGAGCTTGGCTAAGAAAAAATGAAGAAGGAGAATTTATATTTGTAGCTCTTTACTCAAAGCATACATATAAGAACGAGACATACATGAATATTGGATTACCTTTACCCTATTCGAATATGACAGGGATTTTGAAATTATGTAATAAGAGTAATGATTTAATCATTACTAGTAAGCTGAGAAGGAATGGAAAGGGAGATGAGGGGATTTATTTACATACTCGTTTCTTTACAATACGTTTACCGTTAGCAGAGACTTTTATTATAAAAGAGCACACGGATCACATATTAGAAGCTAATCATAAAATGTGGATATTCGGAATCAAGTTTTTAGAAATTGATTATAAGATTAAGAAATTAGAGGAGAAGTAA
- a CDS encoding 8-oxo-dGTP diphosphatase: protein MGNNWKDIEHRIYTMCMIQRNNEVLLIKRPNRLGFPGYIAPGGKVDFPESIVKAAKREVKEETGLLVSNLSFKGLDEYVNPKENVRYMVFNYWSDSFDGELLMNPPEGELLWVPIDEALNLPMQDWFKERFPLFFEKGTFEIQRVWDRDLDKQVAMTITHT from the coding sequence ATGGGCAACAATTGGAAAGATATAGAACACCGTATTTACACGATGTGTATGATTCAGCGAAATAACGAAGTATTGCTAATAAAGCGCCCCAATCGTCTAGGTTTCCCTGGTTATATCGCTCCTGGCGGTAAAGTAGATTTCCCAGAAAGTATCGTTAAAGCTGCTAAACGAGAAGTAAAAGAAGAAACTGGATTACTTGTTTCAAATTTAAGTTTTAAGGGATTAGATGAATACGTAAATCCGAAAGAAAATGTTCGATATATGGTATTTAATTATTGGTCAGACTCATTTGATGGTGAACTTCTTATGAACCCTCCTGAGGGCGAATTATTATGGGTACCAATTGATGAAGCACTAAATCTTCCTATGCAAGATTGGTTTAAAGAGAGATTCCCATTATTTTTTGAAAAAGGTACGTTTGAAATTCAACGCGTCTGGGACCGAGACTTAGATAAACAAGTTGCTATGACAATTACCCATACATAA
- a CDS encoding N-acetylmuramoyl-L-alanine amidase codes for MKNRIIAAGVIAASILSYSSSSFAQTKKFPDVPAKHWAEDSIYYLVDKGAVTGNDKGMFEPGKEITRAEAATMMAQILNLRIDTNAKPSFGDSQNQWYTPFIAAVEKAGVVKGKGAGVFDPTGKIDRVSMAAMLVEAYKLEAKVKQPVQTKFADLHDSWGKDKANILVELDISQGVNKTEWLPNKTVTKAEAAKFIAKSDSLKIGNPLVEQVIIIDPGHGGTDPGKATQGLHESDIVLDTSKRLQSLLEKNTPFRAMLTRETDIRLGEKQGEDLKNRVDFAKEHNGDIFVSIHANASQKHDGYGTETFYYKGSEKKELTEREKESYMLADKIQKRLVKALDTRDRGVKPEDFYVLRENEMPAVLTELAFLDNSTDYEKLASESGRQIAAEAIYAGILDYYEWKGFDVSKSRLTK; via the coding sequence ATGAAAAATAGAATAATCGCAGCAGGAGTAATCGCAGCTAGTATATTATCTTATTCATCTAGTAGTTTCGCACAAACAAAAAAATTTCCAGATGTCCCAGCTAAACATTGGGCAGAAGATTCTATTTACTATTTAGTAGATAAAGGTGCAGTTACAGGTAACGATAAAGGAATGTTTGAGCCAGGAAAAGAAATCACTCGTGCAGAAGCAGCTACAATGATGGCTCAAATCTTAAACTTACGAATCGATACAAATGCTAAACCATCTTTCGGTGATTCTCAAAACCAATGGTATACTCCATTCATCGCAGCCGTAGAAAAAGCTGGCGTTGTTAAAGGGAAAGGAGCGGGCGTATTCGATCCAACTGGGAAAATTGACCGAGTTTCAATGGCAGCGATGCTTGTTGAAGCATATAAATTAGAGGCAAAAGTAAAACAACCAGTACAAACAAAATTTGCAGATTTACATGATAGTTGGGGGAAAGATAAGGCCAACATTTTAGTAGAATTAGATATTTCACAAGGTGTAAATAAAACAGAGTGGTTACCTAATAAAACTGTAACGAAAGCAGAAGCAGCGAAGTTTATTGCAAAGTCAGACTCGCTTAAAATAGGTAACCCTTTAGTAGAACAGGTGATTATTATTGATCCGGGCCATGGAGGAACAGACCCTGGGAAGGCAACGCAAGGATTACATGAAAGTGATATTGTATTAGATACTTCTAAAAGATTACAAAGTTTACTAGAGAAGAATACTCCATTCCGTGCGATGTTAACGCGTGAAACAGATATTCGTCTTGGTGAAAAACAAGGAGAAGACCTTAAAAATCGTGTGGATTTCGCGAAAGAACATAATGGAGATATTTTTGTAAGTATCCATGCAAATGCTTCTCAAAAACATGATGGATATGGAACAGAAACTTTTTATTATAAAGGATCTGAAAAGAAAGAATTAACTGAGCGTGAAAAAGAAAGTTACATGTTAGCTGATAAAATACAAAAGAGATTAGTTAAAGCTCTAGATACAAGAGATCGTGGTGTGAAACCAGAAGACTTTTATGTTCTAAGAGAAAATGAGATGCCAGCAGTACTAACGGAGCTAGCATTTTTAGATAATAGCACGGATTATGAGAAGTTAGCTTCAGAATCCGGAAGACAAATAGCTGCTGAGGCAATTTATGCGGGGATTTTAGATTATTATGAGTGGAAAGGCTTTGATGTTTCAAAATCTCGTTTAACGAAATAA
- a CDS encoding S-layer homology domain-containing protein translates to MKKVISNVLAVTVALQVVMAPATSFASTKEFPDVPKNHWSFEAITDLTSKGVIAGYDNGKFGFGDVVTREQVAALMYRALKPEAKNAYKNPYSDISAGTTMFQEEILALTDMGIFVGDGKGTFRPKESLTRAEMAVIIQNAFKFKIKAQHTFNDVPSTHWANDAVSALESNGITAGNGAGAFNPTSVLTREEYAQFLFNAMASYINLDVTLPSNVTAQEIDNYIQRFHPDSPLVGIGQDFIKAQNEYGVNALYLAAHAILESGYGKSEIAYRKHNLFGLRAYDRDPFAYAKYLPSYGLSISYNADYVKKNYLEDGARYFKGYTLPAMNVMYSTDTEWAGKIANIMERIKPFNKADYKNAKRLPKNPNTLNVEVLSEAIPYTDYAKDAKTTVQSVGSYYQVPFPFNNPIKSVPNVTQNEVGKLENGKKVNVYREDPNGWVEFSFENTQEKYWTLKKNLKL, encoded by the coding sequence ATGAAAAAAGTTATTTCTAATGTGTTAGCAGTGACAGTCGCACTTCAAGTAGTGATGGCTCCAGCAACTTCGTTTGCATCTACAAAAGAATTTCCAGACGTTCCGAAAAATCATTGGTCATTTGAAGCGATTACTGATTTAACGTCAAAAGGGGTTATTGCAGGGTACGATAATGGTAAATTCGGATTCGGAGATGTTGTGACTCGTGAGCAAGTAGCAGCATTAATGTATCGCGCATTAAAACCAGAAGCAAAAAACGCTTATAAAAATCCATACTCTGATATTAGTGCAGGAACGACAATGTTCCAAGAAGAAATTTTGGCACTAACAGATATGGGGATTTTCGTAGGTGATGGTAAAGGGACTTTTAGACCGAAAGAGTCGTTAACTCGTGCTGAGATGGCGGTAATTATACAGAATGCTTTTAAATTTAAAATAAAGGCCCAACATACGTTTAATGATGTACCAAGTACGCATTGGGCAAATGATGCAGTTAGTGCATTAGAATCTAACGGCATTACAGCAGGTAACGGAGCAGGTGCATTTAATCCAACTAGTGTTTTAACACGTGAAGAATATGCACAATTTTTATTTAATGCTATGGCATCGTATATCAATCTAGATGTAACGTTACCATCTAATGTAACTGCGCAAGAGATTGATAATTATATTCAAAGATTCCATCCAGATAGCCCGTTAGTTGGAATTGGACAAGACTTTATTAAAGCGCAAAATGAGTATGGGGTGAACGCACTATACCTAGCTGCACATGCAATCTTAGAATCTGGTTACGGTAAATCAGAAATTGCATATCGTAAACATAATTTATTTGGTTTAAGAGCATATGATCGTGATCCATTTGCATATGCAAAATATTTACCGTCATACGGACTAAGTATTTCATATAACGCTGATTATGTGAAAAAGAACTACTTAGAAGATGGTGCAAGATATTTCAAAGGTTACACATTGCCAGCAATGAATGTTATGTATTCAACAGATACAGAATGGGCTGGAAAAATCGCTAACATCATGGAACGCATTAAGCCTTTTAATAAAGCAGATTACAAAAATGCAAAACGACTACCGAAAAACCCTAATACATTAAATGTAGAAGTATTAAGTGAAGCGATTCCTTATACAGATTATGCAAAAGATGCAAAAACTACAGTTCAATCGGTAGGATCTTACTATCAAGTTCCATTCCCGTTTAACAATCCAATTAAGAGTGTACCAAATGTTACACAAAATGAAGTTGGAAAATTAGAAAATGGTAAGAAAGTAAATGTATATCGTGAAGATCCAAATGGCTGGGTAGAATTTTCATTTGAAAATACTCAAGAAAAATATTGGACATTGAAGAAGAACTTAAAATTATAA
- a CDS encoding GNAT family N-acetyltransferase: MKTIETERLILRSLQLDDALVIEKLAGDYDVAKTTLSIPHPYPKGSAKDFITHMLQAETDKKVVIFSILAKNTKELIGVINFNLNHIHKRGELAYWIGKSYWGNGFGTEAAKALLHYGFNELHLNKIFAAAFTNNPGSWRIMEKIGMKHEGTFKQHVVKSDESMDITYYGILRDEYK; this comes from the coding sequence ATGAAAACAATTGAGACAGAAAGACTCATACTACGATCATTACAATTAGACGATGCTCTAGTAATCGAAAAATTAGCTGGCGATTATGATGTTGCTAAAACAACCCTATCTATTCCACACCCATACCCAAAAGGCTCTGCAAAAGATTTTATAACACATATGCTACAAGCAGAAACTGATAAAAAAGTTGTGATTTTTTCTATATTAGCTAAGAATACTAAAGAATTAATAGGTGTGATTAATTTCAATTTAAATCATATCCATAAACGTGGAGAACTGGCCTATTGGATTGGAAAATCTTATTGGGGAAACGGATTTGGTACTGAAGCGGCGAAAGCACTACTACACTATGGATTCAACGAGCTACATTTAAATAAAATATTCGCAGCTGCTTTTACAAATAATCCTGGTTCATGGCGAATTATGGAGAAAATCGGAATGAAACATGAAGGGACGTTTAAACAACATGTTGTAAAATCTGATGAATCTATGGACATTACATACTATGGAATATTACGTGATGAATACAAATAA
- a CDS encoding polyphosphate kinase 2 family protein, producing MENGHLAKIDLTKRIEGKSKYNKKLEKYQRRLLALQQIVKEEKIAVMLVMEGWDAAGKGGAIKRVTEHLDPRGFQVNPIGAPAPHEKRYHYLQRFWRKLPQYGQITIFDRSWYGRVLVERVEGFATKEEWTRAYDEINDFEKLLTDDHYIIGKFFYHISKDEQLKRFKDRENNPLKRWKITEEDWRNREKWDEYVEAMEDMFEKTNKPNAKWHIIESNDKLYARLKTLKVIISLIEDYLVEHNIELPSYYYEMKEGKTEGFEANQDVVVK from the coding sequence ATGGAAAATGGACATCTTGCTAAAATAGATTTAACGAAAAGAATAGAAGGAAAATCTAAGTATAATAAGAAACTTGAAAAATACCAGAGACGTTTATTAGCACTTCAGCAAATTGTAAAAGAGGAAAAAATTGCAGTTATGCTTGTTATGGAAGGCTGGGATGCGGCTGGAAAAGGCGGAGCGATTAAGCGAGTGACTGAACATCTTGATCCGCGCGGGTTTCAAGTAAATCCAATTGGAGCACCAGCACCTCATGAAAAACGGTACCATTACTTGCAACGTTTCTGGCGAAAACTTCCTCAATACGGGCAAATCACCATTTTTGATCGCTCATGGTACGGCCGTGTGTTAGTTGAGCGTGTTGAAGGTTTTGCTACAAAGGAAGAGTGGACGAGAGCGTATGATGAGATTAATGATTTTGAAAAACTATTAACAGATGATCATTACATAATCGGGAAGTTTTTCTATCATATTAGTAAAGATGAACAATTAAAGAGGTTTAAAGATAGAGAGAACAATCCTTTGAAAAGATGGAAAATTACAGAAGAAGATTGGCGAAACCGCGAAAAATGGGACGAGTATGTTGAAGCAATGGAAGACATGTTTGAAAAAACAAATAAGCCAAATGCGAAGTGGCATATTATCGAAAGTAACGATAAATTATATGCACGTTTGAAAACGTTGAAAGTCATTATTTCATTAATTGAGGATTACCTTGTAGAACATAATATAGAATTACCTTCGTATTATTATGAGATGAAAGAGGGTAAGACAGAAGGTTTTGAAGCGAATCAAGATGTAGTTGTAAAATAG